CTTTCCCGGAGATTCTACTATAACTTTGGAAGGATGGTGTGATTTGGGGAAGAAGTGGTCTacaaaatgttttttcttttgtgccaAAAATTTCCCAATGTCGAAATGCTCATGGTGAACCGTTTTTATAATAGAATGTGTTGGTTTGGGCTCATGAATCGGGAGCGGAACATATTTCTCTACCGGGTAAGGTATTGGAATACCAACGGGGACCTCTACCGGATAATGCACTGGTACTTGTACCGGAACCTGCACTGGATATGGTCGGTCTACTATTTTTTCTACAATCTTTTCCACCGGATACGGCCGATCGATAATTTTCTCCACTGGATAAGGCACAGGACGATCGACAAATTTTTCCACAACTTTTTCCACCGTTACGGGTACCGGAACTTGGATGTGCTTTTCAACAACACGCTCTACTTCCACCGGGCGATCAACGACCTTTTCAACGATTTTCTCTACCGGCACTTCTACTGGAACCGGACGATCAACGATCTTCTCCACAGGATAAGGACGATCGATATAGCGTGCCACCTCGACTGTTACAGGCTTTTCCACAATTTTTTCCACGGCTACCGGCCGATCGATAATATGTGCCACCGGGTATGGTACCTTCACTTTCTGCGTCACTATCTTTTCCACCGGTATCGGTTTTTCAACTATCTTTTCAACAGGCACGTGTACCTGATGCTCGACCGGGACGGGTCGGTCAACATAGCGCGTGTGATAGACGGGCTTCTCCACAATTCTATCTACCGGAACCGGCACGGGTTTTTCGATGTAAACTGGCTGTTTTACGATCTGTTGTACTTGCTTTTCCACATAAACCGGCTGCTTTACTATTCTTTCGACAGGTTTTTCGATAAACACCGGCTGCGTTACGATACGGTCAACAGGTTTCTCCACGTACACTGgttgtttgataattttggTTCTGCTACCAAAGTGACGTAAATTTGGGGTCTCCTGGTTTATCAGTATGTTTTTTATAttcacacttttttgcacctcTACGACAGTTTGTTCCTTCACCTTCGCACCATCATCCTGACAGTCAtctgttttggatttttctgtATTCGACAACCGTAACCCGGCTTGAATAGGAGCCAAATATCTGGAGGACACTGGTTTAGGTGCCCCCGTAACGGCGGTTGGTGTAGTTTTCGGTGTCGTTGAAATGATTATACTTGGATTGGCTGTTGTTTGTGAGCTCTTGTATCTGTTGCTCAATCGCGCTGCAGTTGAACCACGAAGGCCTGTAACCGTCACTGGATTGATAGTAGTAACTTCCTGTTTGGTAATGAGGATCCCCTCTGCCTTATTGTTGTCATCGCATGGTTCGGCCGGTTTAGTTGCTAAAATAGTGGTTTCTTTCAAATATTGCCCGTTGTTATGGTCTTCCGATTCACCAAGAATTTCTACATTGATTTGCTTGACATGTCGGTCGTTATGTTGACGGCGCTGAACATCGCTCGATTCCGCTGCATCACTATCGCCGACAATGATTGGTTGATCAAAGCTTTCAGCCTTTTCCGACTGTTGGCTTTCGCTTGGCACACTGTCTGCTGTTGTGGATTGTGCTTCCGAAACATTTTGTGCACGTTCTGTGACACCCTCTTCTGCATTGTTAATGTCCACCACATCTTCATTGCTGACTAAATTCTGTGTGCTTGAAACGAGCTTCTTAATACCAGACTCGTCCATAAATGTATTTTCGGTAAAGTTTTGAATTTCCTGGTTTCCTACAGCCGGTTGAACTAATGTAACTAGTTGGATAGGAACCGAATTTGGACTGTATGAAACACCTTCTGGCGAATCATCACTGTTTTGGATACTGTACctagaaggaaataaaaaatacagcagggttgttgtaatttattttttaaataacattcATGCATCCTCTTACCCTTGAACATActgagaattttgatggtTAGCAATAGCGTCTGTGTAGTAGACAAAGTAATTGCTGCTCGGTGAATTATTGATCATATGTTGATAACGGACAACTCCATGAGGGAAAaccttaaaaaacaaaattttgcgtTATTATAGGTTCGAGGTTTGATAAAGTCAAAGAGGTTTGATAAAGTAAAGAGTTACTATTTACCTGTTCTCCAGGCACAATCGTTGGCAGAATCGATGGTTCAGGTTGATGTTGCAATAGTGAATTTAGATCATTTTGATTGTGTCTATGGTTGTCGAAACCCTCCGCGTGGATCTCTATCCGCAAGAGGAATGTTACGAGCAATGCTAGTGGGACCAGCATTCTGTTTTATACGAACCTAAActgtgaagaaacaaaaatatttcctaTGAATTAAATACTAACTGATGTACAAAAGTCGTTACAAAATAAGAGTTTTCCATAGATGGTAAATGGCTAAAACTGTCATAAGCATACAATTTCATTCTGGTATTATActgttttttatttgccaaCATACATAAAATAATAGAACAATTTACCCTTATTTGATGAAATTGATGTTCAACGAATTGACTCATTTAATTTTGTCTCAAATTTGGATAATAGTCTCAAAATACACGAAATCACGAAATTGGTTTTAATGAATTGTCATAATATATGGCACAAAA
This genomic window from Anopheles maculipalpis chromosome 2RL, idAnoMacuDA_375_x, whole genome shotgun sequence contains:
- the LOC126557116 gene encoding uncharacterized protein LOC126557116, which encodes MLVPLALLVTFLLRIEIHAEGFDNHRHNQNDLNSLLQHQPEPSILPTIVPGEQVFPHGVVRYQHMINNSPSSNYFVYYTDAIANHQNSQYVQGYSIQNSDDSPEGVSYSPNSVPIQLVTLVQPAVGNQEIQNFTENTFMDESGIKKLVSSTQNLVSNEDVVDINNAEEGVTERAQNVSEAQSTTADSVPSESQQSEKAESFDQPIIVGDSDAAESSDVQRRQHNDRHVKQINVEILGESEDHNNGQYLKETTILATKPAEPCDDNNKAEGILITKQEVTTINPVTVTGLRGSTAARLSNRYKSSQTTANPSIIISTTPKTTPTAVTGAPKPVSSRYLAPIQAGLRLSNTEKSKTDDCQDDGAKVKEQTVVEVQKSVNIKNILINQETPNLRHFGSRTKIIKQPVYVEKPVDRIVTQPVFIEKPVERIVKQPVYVEKQVQQIVKQPVYIEKPVPVPVDRIVEKPVYHTRYVDRPVPVEHQVHVPVEKIVEKPIPVEKIVTQKVKVPYPVAHIIDRPVAVEKIVEKPVTVEVARYIDRPYPVEKIVDRPVPVEVPVEKIVEKVVDRPVEVERVVEKHIQVPVPVTVEKVVEKFVDRPVPYPVEKIIDRPYPVEKIVEKIVDRPYPVQVPVQVPVHYPVEVPVGIPIPYPVEKYVPLPIHEPKPTHSIIKTVHHEHFDIGKFLAQKKKHFVDHFFPKSHHPSKVIVESPGKYAFPANLRYPKNDLHYGASASIPVIVDGNHLNGHTHFLPEKHHPALGIVFNGDAYAGNFGYIHHEPVVKDDYVGPTPLLDDHWAAKSDVKFRRSPSYGKSLRIEYGGFKPPLVPSVEIDEHGIPLSKANN